One window of the Arthrobacter sp. D5-1 genome contains the following:
- a CDS encoding MGMT family protein — MRMEYVTAVLAVVDLVPSGSAVSYGDVAELLGAGGPRQVGAVMSHYGSSVAWWRVLRASGEAPPGHEVDALKHYLQESTPLHGAYEAFLRTGEGRWRVDLTTARWAPSDADFDQLDVISDQLERQLHKLSVPDDEMTV, encoded by the coding sequence ATGCGGATGGAGTATGTGACGGCGGTTCTTGCGGTGGTGGACCTCGTGCCGTCGGGATCGGCGGTCTCCTACGGCGACGTGGCAGAGCTCCTGGGTGCCGGCGGACCGCGTCAGGTCGGCGCAGTCATGAGCCACTACGGAAGCTCCGTGGCTTGGTGGCGTGTCCTTCGGGCCAGCGGGGAAGCGCCTCCCGGCCACGAGGTCGATGCCTTGAAGCATTACCTGCAGGAATCCACGCCGCTGCATGGCGCCTACGAGGCCTTCCTCAGGACCGGGGAAGGCCGTTGGCGGGTTGACCTGACCACGGCGCGATGGGCGCCTTCGGACGCCGACTTCGATCAACTTGATGTGATCTCTGACCAGTTGGAGCGTCAACTCCATAAATTGTCGGTGCCCGATGATGAAATGACTGTGTGA